Within the Vallitalea longa genome, the region TGAATTGGTTGAAGCTATAACAGGCCTTAGAAAAATAGAGAAAGGGCATGTCAAGGTAAATGGAAAAGATGTTACTAATCTATCACCTAGAAAAATAATTGACAATAAAGTATCAACTATACCTCAAGACAGACAAAAAGTTGGTTTGGTTCTTGATTTTACTGTATATGAAAATATGATATTAGAAAATTTCCATAATGAACCTTTTTCAAAAAGAGGTGTATTGCAGAAAGATGAGATAATCAAGAATGCAAAAAAACTAATAGAGAAGTTTGATATAAGACCAGATGATGAAAAATTATTAGTGAAATCATTATCAGGCGGAAATCAACAAAAAGTCATAATAGCAAGAGAAATAATGAACCATCCTGATCTACTCATAGCTACACAGCCAACAAGAGGGCTTGACGTTGGTGCTATAGAGTATGTACATAAAGAATTGATAAAACAAAGAAATCAGGATAAAGCAATATTATTAATTTCCCTGGAACTTGATGAAGTTATGAATGTATCTGATCGTATAGCAGTCATATATGAAGGTAAAATCAATTATATAGTTGATGCAAAAGAAGCAACAGAGACAGAATTAGGTTTTGAGATGGCAGGGGGCAAAAAATAATGGAGAAAAAAAAGATATTGAGTTCAACTGTTAAGATGACGCTCTTGTCAATATTATTAGGTCTTATCATTACAGCTATCATATTATTAGCCGCTGGTTATAATCCTTTAGAGATATATGCTGTTATTGTTAAAGGAGTTTTTAGCAAGCCTAAGTACATATCATATACCATTATTAGAGCAACACCATTAATTTTAACTGGTATATCAGTAGCTTTTGCATTTAAGACAGGTTTATTTAATATTGGAGCAGAAGGTCAGTTTATTATTGGAACCATTGTTGCATCAATGGCAGGATATTTCTTTAATTTGCCTATCGTAATACATCCTATTGTTGTTATGATATTAGCAATAGTTTTTGGTGGATTATATGGTTCCATAATTGGTTTATTAAAAGCTAAATTCGGTATTCATGAAGTTATAACTTCAATAATGTTAAATTGGATTGCTTTATATGCGCATAATGCTGTTATTAATATACCAGGGTTCTTTGCGCGTACGAATAAAGCTCATCCTATCAAAGAAAGTGCAAGTATTGTTTTTTTAGATAGATTCAAGAATTCTGATTCTGGAAAAGAATGGTTAATAAATCATCAAGCTATAAGAGACATATTAAAATCCCCTGTTAACTATGGAATAATAATAGCTATTATAGTTGCAGTAGTAATATGGTTTATACTTAATAAAACCACATTAGGTTATAGATTAAGAGCTGTAGGTTATAATAAATTCGCTGCTGAGTATGGTGGAATAAATGTCAAGAGAAACATTGTTACTTCAATGTTTATTTCAGGATCTGTTAGTGGACTAGCAGGAGCACTCATGATTATGGGTGTATCTAAGGGAATCACTACTTTATCTGCCATGGAAGGTTATGGTTTAGATGGTATAGGAGTTGCATTAATAGCAGGTAATTCACCAATATCATGTATATTCTCAGGTATATTCTTTGGTGCATTAAAGTATGGAGGTACTAAGATCCAAGCTAAACCTATAGAAGCTCCAAAAGAAATAATAAATATAATGATAGGTACTATTATTTTCTTTGTTGCCATTCCGAGAATAGTCAATGTCTTTAGACGTATAAGAGATAGAAAAGGGGTGACTGAATGAACAGTATAGGTTTTATATTAGGGACGACTTTAATGTATTCTACTCCACTAATATATACGTCACTTGGAGGTGTTATATCTGAAAAATCTGGAGTTGTTAATATCGGTTTAGAAGGAATGATGACTATGGGTGCTTTTATCGGAGCAACTGTAGGATATTACTCTGGTATATGGTGGCTTGGATTAATATGTGCAGGTATTGGAGCAGGTTTATTGGCTTTATTACATGCTGTAGCTTCTGTTACATTAGGGGCAGAACAAGTTGTATCAGGTATAGCTATTAACTTCTTAGGACCAGGTTTATCACTTTTCTTATGTAGAAAATTTTTTGATGGTAAATTTATGACTAAGAGTATTTCATTAGAGAATAAGATACCTAAGCTTTTTAAAGGGGTTTTCCCGGAATATTCTGTGTTGGATAATATATTTAATCAAGAGGTAACTGTTTATTTAGCATTTCTATTAGCGATAATAATGTGGTTTGTATTATACAAAACTAGAGCAGGACTTAGAGTAAGAGCTATTGGAGAACATCCCGAAGCTGCAGATACATTAGGTATCAATGTACAAAAAGTTAGATATATATGTGTAATTACATCGGGTATATTATCAGGTTTTGGAGGCGCAGCTATGAGTTTAGCAGTTGCATCTAACTTTTTCCCTACATTGATTTCAGGACAAGGATTTATTGCATTGGCAGCTATGATTTTTGGTAAATATAAACCTCAGGGAGCTCTAGGAGCATGTTTAATATTTGGTGCTGCTCAAGCTTTGGTTGTTTTCTTAGGAGGAAAAAATCTAGCTGTACCATTAGAT harbors:
- a CDS encoding ABC transporter permease; amino-acid sequence: MEKKKILSSTVKMTLLSILLGLIITAIILLAAGYNPLEIYAVIVKGVFSKPKYISYTIIRATPLILTGISVAFAFKTGLFNIGAEGQFIIGTIVASMAGYFFNLPIVIHPIVVMILAIVFGGLYGSIIGLLKAKFGIHEVITSIMLNWIALYAHNAVINIPGFFARTNKAHPIKESASIVFLDRFKNSDSGKEWLINHQAIRDILKSPVNYGIIIAIIVAVVIWFILNKTTLGYRLRAVGYNKFAAEYGGINVKRNIVTSMFISGSVSGLAGALMIMGVSKGITTLSAMEGYGLDGIGVALIAGNSPISCIFSGIFFGALKYGGTKIQAKPIEAPKEIINIMIGTIIFFVAIPRIVNVFRRIRDRKGVTE
- a CDS encoding ABC transporter permease; protein product: MNSIGFILGTTLMYSTPLIYTSLGGVISEKSGVVNIGLEGMMTMGAFIGATVGYYSGIWWLGLICAGIGAGLLALLHAVASVTLGAEQVVSGIAINFLGPGLSLFLCRKFFDGKFMTKSISLENKIPKLFKGVFPEYSVLDNIFNQEVTVYLAFLLAIIMWFVLYKTRAGLRVRAIGEHPEAADTLGINVQKVRYICVITSGILSGFGGAAMSLAVASNFFPTLISGQGFIALAAMIFGKYKPQGALGACLIFGAAQALVVFLGGKNLAVPLDVLSMIPYILTLVILMGFIGKSVAPAADGEPYIKE